The Herbaspirillum sp. RTI4 genome has a segment encoding these proteins:
- the purU gene encoding formyltetrahydrofolate deformylase, with amino-acid sequence MTHPEHILTLSCLDQRGIVHRVSGFLADHGCNIIDSAQFGDAQSATFFMRVHFAAEDAAGLASLHADFDALAATMHMQWELHDAAKKPRLLLMVSKIGHCLNDLLFRYKSGLLPVEIPAIVSNHPDFYQLAASYNIPFHHFPLAVGASAADKQEQERRILELVDTSQIDLVVLARYMQVLSPAMCESLKGRAINIHHSFLPSFKGAKPYYQAHERGVKLIGATAHFVTGDLDEGPIIEQGVERVDHSMGPDRLTAIGRDIESVVLARAVKWFIEHRILLNGHKTVVFS; translated from the coding sequence ATGACGCACCCCGAACATATTCTTACCCTGTCTTGCCTCGATCAACGCGGGATTGTCCACCGCGTTTCTGGATTTTTGGCCGACCACGGCTGCAACATCATCGATTCTGCCCAGTTCGGCGACGCCCAATCGGCGACGTTTTTCATGCGCGTGCATTTCGCGGCAGAAGATGCGGCCGGACTAGCTTCTCTGCATGCCGATTTCGACGCCCTGGCCGCGACCATGCACATGCAGTGGGAGTTGCACGACGCCGCTAAAAAACCGCGCTTATTGCTGATGGTGTCGAAGATCGGGCATTGCCTCAACGATTTGCTGTTTCGCTACAAAAGTGGCTTGCTGCCGGTGGAAATTCCTGCGATTGTTTCCAATCATCCCGATTTTTATCAGCTCGCTGCCAGTTACAACATTCCGTTTCATCATTTTCCGCTGGCAGTCGGCGCTTCTGCCGCCGACAAGCAGGAGCAGGAACGGCGCATTCTGGAACTCGTCGATACCAGTCAGATTGATCTGGTGGTGCTGGCCCGTTACATGCAGGTCTTGTCGCCGGCCATGTGCGAATCGCTCAAGGGCCGCGCCATCAATATCCATCACTCTTTCCTGCCCAGCTTCAAGGGTGCCAAGCCCTACTACCAGGCGCATGAGCGGGGCGTCAAACTTATCGGTGCCACGGCCCATTTCGTCACCGGCGATCTGGATGAGGGTCCGATCATCGAGCAAGGCGTCGAACGCGTCGACCATTCGATGGGGCCAGACCGACTGACTGCCATCGGACGCGATATTGAATCCGTCGTGCTGGCGCGGGCGGTCAAATGGTTTATCGAACATCGTATTCTGCTCAACGGACACAAGACCGTCGTGTTCAGTTAG
- the efp gene encoding elongation factor P, whose translation MKTAQEVRVGNVIMVSGEPMVVLKTEYTKSGRNASITKMKMKNLLNGAALETVFRSDDKFDVVVLEKKEATYSYFADPLYVLMDADYNQYEVEAENMGDALNYLQDGMPCEVVFYNEKAISVELPTTVVREVIYTEPAVKGDTSGKVLKPAKTATGFNVQVPLFVEQGDKIEIDTRTGEYKSRSK comes from the coding sequence ATGAAAACCGCACAAGAAGTCCGCGTAGGAAACGTCATCATGGTCAGCGGAGAACCGATGGTCGTATTGAAAACCGAATACACCAAATCGGGCCGCAACGCCTCGATTACCAAGATGAAAATGAAGAACCTGCTGAACGGCGCTGCGCTGGAGACGGTTTTTCGCTCGGACGACAAGTTCGACGTCGTCGTGCTGGAAAAGAAGGAAGCGACTTACTCTTACTTCGCTGATCCGCTGTATGTTTTGATGGACGCCGATTACAACCAGTATGAAGTCGAAGCCGAAAACATGGGCGACGCACTGAACTACCTGCAAGACGGTATGCCTTGCGAAGTCGTGTTTTACAACGAAAAAGCGATTTCGGTCGAACTGCCAACCACCGTCGTGCGCGAAGTGATCTACACCGAGCCAGCCGTCAAGGGCGACACTTCAGGCAAAGTATTGAAGCCAGCCAAGACCGCGACCGGTTTCAATGTGCAAGTGCCACTGTTTGTTGAACAGGGCGACAAGATTGAAATCGATACCCGCACCGGCGAATACAAAAGCCGTAGCAAATAA
- the cydP gene encoding cytochrome oxidase putative small subunit CydP, whose product MRLRSRLQSLFSAYRGYTKLPLWLEITLILIVKITLLTLLARTFFSEPQAKKMRMPTDLVEQHFLNEAPTPAVSVPHHLSPEVKHDSH is encoded by the coding sequence ATGCGACTGCGGTCTCGCCTGCAATCTCTTTTCTCTGCCTACAGGGGTTATACAAAATTACCGCTTTGGCTGGAAATTACGCTCATCCTGATCGTCAAGATCACCCTGCTGACCCTGCTGGCCCGCACCTTTTTTTCCGAACCGCAAGCCAAAAAAATGCGCATGCCGACCGATTTAGTCGAGCAGCATTTCCTCAACGAAGCACCGACTCCAGCCGTCTCCGTACCCCACCACCTTTCACCCGAGGTCAAGCATGATTCCCATTGA
- a CDS encoding cytochrome ubiquinol oxidase subunit I: MIPIDEVVNLSRLQFAITALYHFLFVPLTLGLSWMLVIMEAVYVMTGSPIYKDMTRFWGKLFGINFAMGVATGLTLEFQFGTNWSYYSHYVGDIFGTPLAIEGMAAFFLESTFVGLFFFGWDRLSRVQHFLVTFLVALGSSLSALWILIANGWMNNPVGAEFNYETMRMELVSMTEVIFNPVAQVKFVHTVAAGYVTASMFVLGISAYYLLKARDTPFALRSFAVAAGFGLASTLSVIVLGDESGYTAGEVNKVKLAAIEAEWETRPAPASLTLFGLPNDKEQRTDYAVHIPYALGLIATRSTDTQVVGIKELKQQHEVRIRNGMLAYAALTRLKSGDRSPAAHAAFDLHKKDLGFGLLLKKYTPTVIDATPEQITMAVNDTIPKVAPLFWSFRLMVGLGILFLFIFSLSFYFLIRKQLAQRRWLLRLAAFSIPLPWIAAELGWIVAEYGRQPWTISGILPTHLSASTLPASNLYFSLIGLVGFYTLLLVIEMTLMIKYARLGPSSLHTGKYHFEQSEPKALPNATSPSTGH, encoded by the coding sequence ATGATTCCCATTGATGAAGTCGTCAATTTGTCCCGACTGCAATTTGCCATCACCGCGCTTTATCACTTCCTATTCGTACCGCTGACGCTCGGGCTGTCGTGGATGCTGGTCATCATGGAGGCGGTCTACGTCATGACCGGCAGCCCGATTTACAAGGACATGACCCGCTTCTGGGGCAAGCTGTTCGGTATCAACTTCGCCATGGGCGTCGCCACCGGTCTGACGCTGGAATTCCAGTTCGGCACCAACTGGTCGTATTACTCGCACTACGTCGGCGATATCTTCGGCACGCCGCTGGCAATCGAAGGCATGGCCGCCTTCTTCCTCGAATCGACCTTTGTCGGCTTATTCTTTTTCGGCTGGGATCGCCTCTCCCGCGTGCAGCATTTCCTGGTGACGTTTCTGGTGGCGCTGGGCTCCAGCCTGTCGGCGCTATGGATATTGATCGCCAACGGCTGGATGAATAATCCGGTCGGTGCCGAATTCAATTACGAAACCATGCGCATGGAACTGGTCAGCATGACGGAGGTGATCTTCAATCCGGTCGCGCAGGTCAAGTTCGTGCATACCGTGGCAGCCGGTTACGTCACGGCCTCCATGTTCGTGCTGGGCATTTCCGCCTACTATCTGCTCAAAGCGCGCGACACCCCCTTCGCCTTGCGTTCGTTCGCGGTGGCAGCGGGCTTCGGTCTGGCCTCAACTCTGTCGGTGATTGTGCTGGGAGATGAATCGGGCTACACCGCCGGTGAAGTCAACAAGGTCAAACTGGCCGCCATCGAAGCCGAATGGGAAACCCGTCCGGCACCGGCCAGCCTGACGCTGTTCGGCCTGCCCAACGACAAGGAACAGCGCACCGATTACGCGGTTCATATTCCCTATGCGCTGGGCCTGATCGCCACCCGTTCCACCGATACCCAGGTGGTCGGCATCAAGGAACTGAAACAGCAACATGAAGTGCGCATCCGCAACGGCATGCTGGCCTATGCCGCACTGACGCGACTGAAGTCGGGCGACCGTTCGCCGGCGGCGCACGCGGCATTCGACCTGCACAAGAAAGACCTCGGTTTTGGTCTGCTGCTGAAAAAATATACCCCGACCGTCATCGACGCCACGCCGGAACAAATCACCATGGCCGTCAACGACACTATCCCGAAAGTGGCCCCGCTGTTCTGGTCCTTCCGCCTGATGGTCGGGCTGGGCATCCTGTTCCTGTTCATTTTTTCGCTGTCGTTTTATTTCCTGATTCGCAAGCAACTGGCGCAACGCCGCTGGCTACTGCGTCTGGCCGCGTTCAGCATTCCCTTGCCCTGGATCGCCGCCGAACTCGGCTGGATAGTGGCCGAATATGGCCGTCAGCCGTGGACTATCTCGGGCATTCTGCCGACGCATCTTTCGGCCTCGACTTTGCCGGCGTCCAATCTGTATTTCAGCCTGATCGGGCTGGTGGGCTTCTATACGCTGCTGCTGGTGATCGAAATGACGCTGATGATCAAATATGCGCGACTAGGCCCAAGCAGCCTGCATACCGGCAAATATCACTTTGAACAAAGCGAACCCAAGGCCCTGCCCAACGCTACCTCCCCTTCTACCGGACACTAA
- a CDS encoding GbsR/MarR family transcriptional regulator, translating to MQRFISHFGEMGSRWGINRTVGQMYALLYVLGRPLNADEIAEYLGFSRSNVSMGLKELQSWRLVKLLHQPGDRREYFEPPKDIWDIFKALLEERRRREIEPTLSMLRDALLDTPVTPQDKEAQQRLREMYDLIELSSSWFDDVQRLSPDTLTSLMKMGSKIKKLLDVRDKFRFSGSKKSADDEATEADTDTDTDADADTPGVESKGGDVRSTAIVVRNKE from the coding sequence ATGCAACGCTTCATCTCCCACTTCGGGGAAATGGGCAGCCGCTGGGGCATCAACCGCACCGTCGGACAAATGTATGCCTTGCTGTACGTGCTGGGCCGCCCCCTCAACGCCGATGAAATCGCCGAATATTTAGGCTTTTCGCGTTCCAACGTCAGCATGGGCCTCAAGGAGTTGCAATCCTGGCGACTGGTCAAGTTGCTGCATCAACCGGGCGACCGCCGCGAATATTTCGAGCCACCGAAAGATATCTGGGACATTTTCAAGGCGCTGCTGGAAGAACGGCGGCGGCGAGAAATCGAACCGACGCTCTCCATGCTGCGCGATGCGCTGCTCGATACACCGGTCACGCCGCAAGATAAAGAAGCACAGCAGCGCCTGCGCGAAATGTACGACCTCATCGAGCTATCCAGCTCCTGGTTCGACGACGTGCAAAGACTCTCGCCCGATACGCTGACGTCGCTCATGAAGATGGGCTCCAAGATCAAGAAGCTGCTCGATGTACGCGATAAATTCCGTTTTAGCGGCAGCAAAAAATCTGCTGACGACGAAGCGACTGAAGCCGATACCGATACCGATACCGACGCCGACGCCGACACACCCGGGGTGGAATCAAAAGGCGGCGACGTACGATCCACTGCCATTGTGGTTCGCAACAAGGAGTAA
- the cydX gene encoding cytochrome bd-I oxidase subunit CydX, protein MWYFAWILGLGLALAFGIINVMWLEANYAFGQRDEDQTRERFEAALHKEKRGSAGRS, encoded by the coding sequence ATGTGGTACTTCGCATGGATATTAGGTCTGGGTCTGGCACTGGCCTTCGGCATCATCAACGTCATGTGGCTGGAAGCCAATTACGCCTTCGGTCAGCGCGACGAGGATCAGACACGCGAGCGTTTCGAAGCCGCCTTGCATAAGGAAAAACGAGGCAGCGCAGGCCGGTCGTAA
- the earP gene encoding elongation factor P maturation arginine rhamnosyltransferase EarP → MTKPASSSSSLPDSAAAAGSLHLFCRVVDNYGDIGVCWRLARQIAQEHGRPVLLWVDDLLSFARICAALDLPLLLAGGGQVLDGVMLRHWTEAAFARVAPQEVGAIVVEGFGCRLPETYVAAMAQCQPPPCWINLEYLSAESWVEGCHAMVSPHPALPLNKYFFFPGFSAGTGGLPVERGLPQQRDAFQADAMAQQAFLAGLGVVRAEAVLMVSLFCYPSAPVSDLFDVWRKGNVPVLCLVPEGVASAAVADFLQGAGIESKAASATATQGALRVQVLPFVDQPDYDRLLWCCDLNFVRGEDSFVRAQWAAKPFVWHIYPQDEAAHLLKLEAFLTRYTAALPPATGNTVAAYWRAWNGTMPGNAVLWRDLQTVLPQSQVHAAQWALQLLRNGDLASNLLEFAAKCG, encoded by the coding sequence ATGACTAAGCCTGCCTCTTCTAGCTCTTCCCTTCCTGATTCTGCCGCTGCCGCTGGTTCGCTGCACCTGTTTTGTCGGGTGGTCGATAACTACGGCGACATCGGCGTCTGCTGGCGTCTGGCGCGGCAGATTGCGCAGGAGCATGGACGGCCGGTGCTGCTGTGGGTGGATGATCTGCTCAGCTTTGCGCGGATTTGCGCGGCGCTCGATTTGCCGCTATTGCTCGCGGGCGGCGGGCAGGTGCTGGACGGTGTGATGCTGCGTCACTGGACCGAGGCGGCATTCGCTCGGGTGGCGCCGCAGGAGGTGGGGGCGATTGTGGTGGAGGGCTTCGGTTGCCGTTTGCCGGAGACTTACGTCGCCGCCATGGCGCAATGTCAGCCGCCGCCTTGCTGGATCAATCTGGAATATCTGAGTGCGGAAAGCTGGGTGGAAGGCTGCCATGCGATGGTCTCGCCGCATCCGGCTTTGCCGCTGAATAAATATTTCTTTTTTCCCGGATTTTCTGCGGGGACGGGCGGTTTGCCGGTCGAGCGCGGTTTGCCGCAACAGCGCGATGCGTTTCAGGCAGATGCGATGGCGCAGCAGGCGTTTTTAGCGGGGCTTGGCGTGGTCCGTGCGGAGGCAGTCTTGATGGTGTCGCTGTTTTGTTATCCGTCGGCACCGGTGAGCGACTTGTTCGATGTCTGGCGCAAGGGCAATGTACCGGTGTTGTGTCTGGTGCCGGAGGGCGTGGCCAGCGCCGCTGTGGCGGATTTTTTGCAGGGCGCGGGGATTGAGAGTAAGGCTGCCAGCGCAACGGCAACCCAGGGCGCGCTCAGGGTGCAAGTGCTGCCCTTTGTCGATCAGCCCGATTACGATCGCCTGTTGTGGTGTTGCGATCTCAATTTCGTGCGCGGTGAGGATTCGTTTGTTCGGGCGCAATGGGCGGCGAAACCCTTCGTCTGGCATATTTATCCTCAGGACGAGGCGGCGCATCTGCTCAAGCTGGAGGCTTTTCTGACGCGCTACACTGCCGCGCTCCCGCCTGCCACAGGCAATACGGTAGCCGCTTACTGGCGCGCATGGAATGGGACGATGCCCGGAAATGCAGTCTTGTGGCGCGATTTACAGACTGTTTTGCCACAATCTCAGGTCCATGCTGCTCAATGGGCCTTGCAGTTACTGCGAAATGGCGATCTGGCCAGTAATCTTCTCGAGTTCGCCGCGAAATGCGGTTAA
- the cydB gene encoding cytochrome d ubiquinol oxidase subunit II, with translation MIFDYETLKIIWWGFVGFLLIGFALTDGFDFGVGMLLPFLGKNDTERRIIINTVGPVWEGNQTWFVTAGAATFAAWPLLYGAAFSGFYVALMLLLFSLFFRPVGFDYRSKIADPRWRSAWDWALFASGLVPALIFGVAFGNLLLGLPFHYDDTMRVENTGGFFSLLSPFGLLAGLVSIAMLLMHGASFLQTKTDAMVAVRARKAAMAAASVTILLLVIGGVWVGYGIEGFRIVSMPDAATSFMPVAKTVTTATGAWFDNYQRYPLSMALPILAIGGALLCMLGSNLRLARLAFMGSSVSVAGIILTAGAAMFPFIMPSSLQPNSSLTAWDAVSSHKTLGIMFWVVVIMMPIVMLYTRWVYGIMRGKVTAQHIAENEHTAY, from the coding sequence ATGATCTTCGATTATGAAACGCTGAAAATCATCTGGTGGGGATTCGTCGGCTTCCTGTTGATCGGATTCGCCCTGACGGACGGCTTCGACTTCGGTGTCGGCATGCTCCTGCCCTTCCTCGGCAAAAACGATACGGAACGACGCATCATCATCAATACCGTCGGTCCCGTCTGGGAAGGCAATCAGACCTGGTTCGTCACGGCTGGCGCCGCCACCTTTGCCGCCTGGCCGCTGTTGTACGGCGCGGCGTTTTCCGGGTTTTATGTGGCGCTGATGCTGTTACTGTTTTCCCTGTTTTTCCGCCCGGTCGGATTCGACTATCGCAGCAAGATTGCCGATCCGCGCTGGCGTTCGGCCTGGGACTGGGCGCTGTTTGCCAGCGGTCTGGTACCGGCGCTGATCTTCGGCGTGGCGTTCGGTAATCTGCTGCTGGGCTTGCCCTTCCATTACGACGATACGATGCGGGTCGAAAATACCGGCGGTTTCTTTTCGCTGCTCAGTCCTTTCGGTTTGCTGGCCGGGCTGGTCAGTATTGCCATGCTGCTCATGCATGGGGCGAGTTTCCTGCAAACCAAGACCGATGCCATGGTCGCCGTCCGCGCCCGCAAGGCAGCGATGGCCGCAGCGTCAGTCACGATACTGCTGCTGGTCATAGGCGGCGTATGGGTAGGCTATGGCATTGAAGGTTTCCGCATCGTCAGCATGCCGGATGCCGCCACTTCCTTCATGCCGGTGGCAAAAACGGTCACCACGGCGACCGGTGCCTGGTTCGATAATTACCAGCGCTATCCGCTGAGCATGGCCTTGCCGATACTGGCGATAGGCGGCGCGCTGTTGTGCATGCTCGGCAGCAACCTGCGGCTGGCGCGGCTGGCGTTCATGGGCAGCAGTGTGTCGGTAGCGGGCATCATCCTGACGGCCGGTGCCGCCATGTTCCCCTTCATCATGCCCTCCTCGCTGCAACCGAACAGCAGCCTGACGGCCTGGGATGCGGTGTCCAGCCATAAGACCCTGGGCATCATGTTCTGGGTAGTGGTCATCATGATGCCTATCGTCATGTTGTATACCCGCTGGGTGTACGGCATCATGCGCGGCAAAGTCACGGCGCAGCACATTGCAGAGAATGAACATACCGCTTATTAG
- a CDS encoding polymer-forming cytoskeletal protein: MLRPETLFGKRQTPAPNSPFNATNNLAVAPAAAAGQKPAAATSPAKAPPVSPHGSTNETGSKLIVGPNIKLRGVEINDCDTLVVEGRVEATMDSRVIQIAEHGSFKGSAEIDLAEIHGDFDGDLTVREKLVIYSSGKVTGKIRYGKLVIEEGGQLSGDVQVATADVHKESPRAEVA; this comes from the coding sequence ATGCTTCGTCCAGAAACACTTTTTGGAAAACGCCAAACCCCCGCACCCAATTCGCCTTTCAATGCCACCAATAATCTGGCCGTTGCCCCTGCTGCGGCTGCCGGGCAAAAACCTGCTGCCGCGACGAGTCCGGCCAAAGCGCCGCCGGTATCGCCGCACGGAAGTACCAATGAAACGGGCAGCAAGCTCATCGTGGGACCGAATATCAAACTGCGTGGTGTTGAAATCAATGATTGCGACACGCTGGTCGTCGAGGGGCGCGTAGAAGCCACGATGGATTCGCGCGTCATCCAGATCGCTGAACATGGGTCTTTCAAAGGTTCTGCTGAAATCGATCTGGCCGAAATTCACGGCGATTTCGATGGCGACCTGACCGTGCGTGAGAAGCTGGTCATTTATTCCAGCGGCAAGGTCACCGGGAAAATCCGCTATGGCAAGCTGGTGATAGAAGAGGGTGGGCAGCTTTCAGGCGATGTGCAGGTGGCGACTGCCGACGTACACAAGGAAAGCCCCCGCGCCGAGGTCGCCTGA